One Mycolicibacter sp. MU0083 DNA window includes the following coding sequences:
- a CDS encoding GntR family transcriptional regulator, which yields MTDHRYLRVARVLRKEIADGVYPVGSQLPTEHELCDRFEVSRYTVREALRRLREDNLVVSRPRAGTVVIPRTATNCYAQDVVSIDDLVAFAAGAQFQIESNAMVTLDAQDAARTGLPVGTEWLAVRGSRRTAGQDAPICRTEYYINRAFAGVGRLLARHSGPIFPLIEDVFGVSVIEVRQHIRAVIVGAELATALAVEPGTAGLQMQRSYTTSEGEIAQVTVNTHAGDDYRYSMTLHRVTGTSRP from the coding sequence GTGACCGACCACCGCTACCTGCGGGTCGCGCGGGTACTGCGCAAGGAGATCGCCGACGGGGTCTACCCGGTCGGCTCGCAGTTGCCCACCGAACACGAACTGTGCGATCGGTTCGAGGTCAGCCGCTACACGGTCCGCGAGGCGCTGCGCCGGCTGCGGGAGGACAACCTGGTGGTCTCCCGCCCGCGTGCGGGCACCGTGGTGATCCCGCGGACCGCGACCAACTGCTACGCCCAGGACGTGGTGTCGATCGACGATCTGGTGGCCTTCGCCGCCGGCGCCCAGTTCCAGATCGAATCCAACGCCATGGTCACCCTCGACGCCCAGGACGCCGCCCGCACCGGACTGCCGGTGGGCACCGAATGGCTGGCGGTGCGCGGCAGTCGTCGTACCGCCGGGCAGGACGCGCCGATCTGCCGCACCGAGTACTACATCAACCGGGCGTTCGCCGGCGTCGGCCGCCTGCTGGCACGGCACTCCGGCCCGATCTTCCCGCTCATCGAGGACGTGTTCGGGGTCAGCGTGATCGAGGTACGCCAGCACATCCGGGCGGTGATCGTCGGCGCGGAACTGGCGACGGCACTGGCCGTCGAGCCGGGCACCGCCGGATTGCAGATGCAACGCAGCTACACCACCTCCGAGGGCGAGATCGCGCAGGTGACGGTGAACACCCATGCCGGCGACGACTACCGGTATTCGATGACACTGCACCGGGTGACGGGAACATCCCGGCCGTGA
- a CDS encoding CaiB/BaiF CoA transferase family protein, whose product MSGIRVVDLTTMVMGPYCTQIMADMGADVIKVEPPEGDATRYISAGPAPDMSGVFVNVNRGKRSVVLDLRTPEGRAAITALIGGADVFIHSMRAKAIAKLGLGYPEVAALNPGIVYTNCYGYSRRGPAADRPAYDDTIQAECGLPAVQEQLTGRADYVGTIMADKIAGLTALYATMMALFHRERTGQGQEVEVAMFETMASFMLVEHANGALFDPPRGPAVYPRTVAPNRRPYETSDGQIAALIYNDKHWNAFIGAVQPEWASEQYATLAQRAQQIDTIYGLVAQTMKERTTAQWLALFEELEIPAAPLNTPGALFDDPHLNAVGLFETVDTAHGPVRFPGVPTWLSATPGRVAGGAPELGEHTSAVLDELGLGRDSA is encoded by the coding sequence CTGAGCGGCATCCGGGTGGTCGACCTGACGACCATGGTGATGGGCCCGTACTGCACGCAGATCATGGCCGACATGGGCGCCGACGTCATCAAAGTCGAACCGCCCGAAGGCGATGCCACCCGTTACATCTCGGCCGGCCCCGCACCGGACATGAGCGGGGTGTTCGTCAACGTCAACCGCGGCAAACGCAGCGTGGTGCTGGACCTGCGCACGCCCGAGGGCCGCGCCGCGATCACCGCGCTGATCGGCGGGGCGGACGTGTTCATCCACTCCATGCGCGCCAAGGCGATCGCCAAACTGGGCCTGGGCTACCCCGAGGTGGCCGCACTCAACCCGGGCATCGTCTACACCAACTGCTACGGCTACTCCCGTCGCGGCCCGGCCGCCGACCGGCCCGCCTATGACGACACCATCCAGGCCGAATGCGGACTTCCCGCGGTCCAGGAGCAACTCACCGGACGCGCCGACTACGTGGGCACCATCATGGCCGACAAGATCGCCGGACTGACCGCGCTCTACGCCACGATGATGGCGCTGTTCCACCGCGAACGCACCGGTCAGGGCCAAGAGGTCGAGGTCGCCATGTTCGAGACCATGGCCTCGTTCATGCTCGTCGAACACGCCAACGGCGCGCTGTTCGACCCGCCGCGCGGACCGGCGGTCTACCCGCGCACCGTGGCACCCAACCGCCGGCCCTATGAGACCAGCGACGGCCAGATCGCCGCCCTGATCTACAACGACAAGCACTGGAACGCCTTCATCGGTGCGGTACAACCGGAGTGGGCTTCCGAGCAGTACGCCACCCTGGCGCAGCGCGCCCAACAGATCGACACCATCTACGGGCTGGTCGCCCAGACCATGAAGGAACGCACCACCGCGCAGTGGCTGGCGCTCTTCGAGGAACTGGAGATCCCCGCCGCCCCGCTGAACACCCCGGGCGCGCTCTTCGACGACCCGCACCTCAACGCGGTCGGACTGTTCGAGACGGTGGACACCGCGCACGGGCCGGTCCGCTTCCCCGGCGTGCCGACCTGGTTGTCGGCGACCCCGGGCCGGGTGGCCGGCGGCGCACCCGAACTCGGTGAGCACACCTCGGCGGTGCTCGACGAACTCGGCCTGGGACGGGACAGCGCATGA
- a CDS encoding enoyl-CoA hydratase/isomerase family protein — protein MNYDLPPEITVTGDGPVRTVTINRPDELNSVNAALHWGLANVWRQLAADKQIRVVVLTGAGRAFSAGGDLNWITTFLDDEAARDESIREGAQIVEEMLRFPLPIIAAVNGPAVGLGASVAVLSDIVLISQTAYLADPHVAVGLVAGDGGAALWPLLTPILRSREYLYTGDRIDAATAVELGLASRAVAPDELLPQAQQLAQRLAAQPPEALQGTKRVVNMYLSQVLGGPLQAGFAAEVATMKSDEHRQRLLAFHERANRR, from the coding sequence ATGAACTACGACCTGCCGCCGGAGATCACGGTGACCGGTGACGGCCCGGTCCGCACCGTCACCATCAACCGGCCCGACGAACTCAACAGTGTCAACGCCGCCCTGCACTGGGGATTGGCCAACGTGTGGCGGCAACTGGCCGCCGACAAGCAGATTCGGGTGGTGGTGCTCACCGGCGCGGGGCGGGCGTTCTCCGCCGGCGGCGACCTGAACTGGATCACCACCTTCCTGGACGACGAAGCCGCCCGCGACGAGTCCATCCGCGAAGGCGCGCAGATCGTCGAGGAGATGCTGCGGTTCCCGCTGCCGATCATCGCCGCCGTCAACGGGCCCGCCGTCGGGTTGGGCGCCAGCGTGGCGGTGCTCAGCGACATCGTGCTGATCTCGCAGACCGCCTACCTGGCCGACCCGCACGTCGCGGTCGGGCTGGTGGCCGGCGACGGCGGCGCCGCACTGTGGCCGCTGCTCACCCCGATCCTGCGGTCCCGCGAATACCTCTACACCGGCGACCGCATCGACGCCGCCACCGCCGTCGAACTCGGTCTGGCCAGCCGTGCGGTGGCCCCCGACGAGCTGCTGCCGCAGGCACAGCAGCTGGCGCAGCGACTCGCCGCCCAACCACCGGAAGCCCTGCAGGGCACCAAACGGGTGGTCAACATGTATCTGTCGCAGGTGCTGGGCGGTCCGCTGCAGGCCGGCTTCGCCGCCGAGGTCGCCACGATGAAATCCGACGAACATCGGCAGCGGCTGCTGGCCTTTCACGAACGGGCCAACCGGCGATGA
- a CDS encoding AMP-binding protein — translation MNLFTLLDQAAARFGDRGAVYHGERLLHTWIQLADRARRLATSLRESVPPGARIAIASENRPEIIELMFATWAADCVVVPLNYKLHPREMAQIVDDAGAALIFASPKLAPGLADLGVRIETLDSTGYLARFTCPPAADPDPAPSRPAWLFYTSGTTGRSKGAMLSHRNLAAMTLAHLADLDDPDADCSLIHGAPMSHGSGLYIAPYVLRGARQVVPASNAFDASEFLDLCEHHPGASAFLAPTMVARLVATGRGRPANLRSIIYGGGPMYLGDLKRAMAAFGPVFAQLYGQGEAPMTITGMSRADHAGDDAVLGSVGWPRSGVEVAVLRDDGSRAPVGEVGEIVCRGDVVMSGYWNNPTATAEALRDGWLFTGDKGAFDERGFLTLRDRSKDVVISGGSNIYPREVEEALLSHPGVVEAGVVGAPDAEWGEIVVAFVVGQASAAELDAHLLERIARFKRPKRYEFVDALPKNSYGKVLKRELRERLG, via the coding sequence GTGAATCTGTTCACGCTGCTGGATCAGGCCGCGGCCCGGTTCGGCGACCGCGGCGCGGTGTATCACGGGGAACGGTTACTGCACACCTGGATCCAGCTGGCGGATCGGGCACGGCGGCTGGCCACCTCCCTGCGGGAGTCGGTACCGCCCGGTGCGCGGATCGCGATCGCCAGCGAGAACCGGCCCGAGATCATCGAGTTGATGTTCGCCACCTGGGCGGCGGACTGTGTCGTCGTGCCGCTCAACTACAAGCTGCACCCGCGGGAGATGGCCCAGATCGTCGACGACGCCGGGGCGGCGCTGATCTTCGCCTCACCGAAGCTGGCACCCGGCCTGGCCGATCTCGGCGTTCGGATCGAAACCCTGGACAGCACCGGGTATCTGGCGCGCTTCACCTGTCCGCCCGCCGCAGATCCCGACCCGGCCCCGTCCCGGCCGGCGTGGCTGTTCTACACCAGCGGCACCACCGGGCGTTCCAAGGGCGCCATGCTGTCCCACCGCAACCTGGCGGCGATGACGTTGGCACACCTGGCCGATCTCGATGACCCGGACGCCGACTGCAGCCTGATCCACGGTGCCCCGATGTCGCACGGATCGGGGCTCTACATCGCGCCGTATGTGCTGCGCGGGGCCCGGCAGGTGGTGCCGGCCTCCAACGCTTTCGACGCCTCGGAGTTCCTCGACCTGTGCGAGCACCACCCGGGCGCCTCCGCGTTTCTGGCGCCGACCATGGTGGCTCGACTGGTGGCGACCGGGCGGGGGCGCCCGGCCAACCTGCGTTCGATCATCTACGGCGGCGGCCCGATGTATCTCGGGGATCTCAAGCGGGCGATGGCCGCGTTCGGGCCGGTGTTCGCTCAGCTCTACGGGCAGGGTGAGGCGCCGATGACGATCACCGGCATGAGTCGCGCCGACCATGCCGGCGACGACGCGGTGTTGGGGTCGGTCGGCTGGCCGCGGTCCGGCGTCGAGGTCGCGGTGCTGCGCGACGACGGCAGCCGCGCTCCGGTCGGCGAGGTCGGCGAGATCGTCTGTCGTGGCGATGTGGTGATGAGCGGCTACTGGAACAACCCGACCGCCACCGCCGAGGCGCTGCGCGACGGCTGGCTGTTCACCGGCGACAAGGGCGCATTCGACGAACGCGGATTCTTGACCCTGCGGGATCGCTCCAAGGACGTGGTGATCAGCGGCGGCAGCAACATCTATCCGCGTGAGGTCGAAGAGGCGCTGCTGAGCCATCCCGGGGTCGTCGAGGCGGGTGTGGTGGGCGCGCCGGATGCCGAGTGGGGCGAGATCGTGGTGGCCTTCGTCGTCGGGCAGGCGTCGGCCGCCGAACTGGATGCGCACCTGCTGGAGCGCATCGCGCGGTTCAAACGGCCGAAGCGCTACGAGTTCGTCGATGCGTTGCCGAAGAACAGCTACGGCAAAGTGCTCAAGCGGGAGTTGCGGGAACGGCTCGGTTGA
- a CDS encoding acyl-CoA dehydrogenase family protein, translating to MSLDFDMGARAGELRARLRELITAELPERFPGAFTDDPDDLAAAQRFCRVLAEQDLLCMSWPQEFGGAAASVWEQTVVREEMWAHHEPRGAQYMGVNWVGPIIMRHGTEEQQRRHLPPIAAGEVIWCQGFSEPESGSDLASLRTTARRDGADGWVINGQKIWTSYATMAQWCFLLVRTTKIGEGAVTRKQQGLSIFLVPMDDPAITVRPLGTMMGPHHLNEVFFDDLRVTDADLLGELDAGWSIVADVMAFERVGIARYARCERLLAAAPNALGARWDDLPGELTARWVRMLTHCRRARLMAYRVVALQAGGRITPGDAAAYRIAVTRLDQESAEVLMELAAEAPDEPSAQWFRAEVDDHWRYSQAATVSSGSIEMQRILLSRALLAAPR from the coding sequence ATGAGTCTCGACTTCGACATGGGTGCTCGCGCCGGCGAACTACGCGCCCGGTTGCGGGAGCTGATCACCGCGGAACTGCCCGAGAGATTCCCGGGCGCGTTCACCGACGATCCCGACGATCTTGCTGCCGCCCAACGGTTCTGCCGGGTGCTGGCCGAACAGGATCTGCTGTGCATGTCCTGGCCGCAGGAGTTCGGCGGTGCGGCCGCCTCGGTGTGGGAGCAGACCGTGGTGCGCGAGGAGATGTGGGCGCACCACGAACCGCGTGGCGCACAGTACATGGGGGTGAACTGGGTCGGGCCGATCATCATGCGGCACGGCACCGAAGAACAGCAGCGCCGGCACCTGCCGCCGATCGCGGCCGGCGAGGTGATCTGGTGCCAGGGCTTCTCCGAGCCCGAATCCGGCTCGGACCTGGCGTCGCTGCGGACCACCGCCCGCCGCGACGGCGCAGACGGCTGGGTCATCAACGGCCAGAAGATCTGGACCTCCTACGCCACCATGGCGCAGTGGTGCTTCCTGCTGGTGCGCACCACCAAAATCGGCGAAGGGGCCGTCACCAGAAAACAGCAGGGCCTGAGCATCTTCCTGGTCCCGATGGACGATCCGGCCATCACCGTGCGGCCGTTGGGCACCATGATGGGCCCGCACCACCTCAACGAGGTGTTCTTCGACGACCTGCGCGTCACCGACGCCGACCTGCTCGGCGAACTCGACGCCGGCTGGTCGATCGTGGCCGACGTGATGGCCTTCGAACGGGTGGGCATCGCCCGCTATGCGCGCTGCGAACGCCTGCTGGCCGCCGCGCCGAACGCCCTCGGCGCGCGCTGGGACGACCTACCCGGTGAGCTGACCGCCCGCTGGGTGCGGATGCTCACGCACTGCCGGCGCGCCCGGCTGATGGCCTACCGGGTGGTGGCCCTGCAAGCCGGCGGCCGGATCACCCCCGGCGACGCCGCCGCCTACCGGATCGCGGTGACCCGGCTGGATCAGGAGAGTGCCGAAGTGCTGATGGAGCTGGCCGCCGAAGCCCCCGACGAGCCCTCGGCGCAATGGTTTCGCGCCGAGGTCGACGACCACTGGCGCTACTCGCAGGCGGCCACGGTGTCCTCGGGCAGCATCGAGATGCAGCGCATCCTGCTGTCCCGCGCCCTGCTGGCGGCGCCGCGATGA
- a CDS encoding SMP-30/gluconolactonase/LRE family protein, which translates to MTDVVALPREVAGAASIAPGWRLDRVTEPSRLFGANGLRTGPDGRVYVAQVTGSQISALDVASGELAVVSARGGDVVAPDDVAFDADGTLYATEVMDARVSALDASGRSRVLRDDLPCANGITVYQDRLFVGECRDGGRLMELDRATGAQRILAENLPSPNAMEVGPDGLLYFPVMTANEIWRIDPLAADATPQRVAGDLGVPDSVKFGADGFIVSTQAASGQVLRIDPRSGAATVLAQLTPGLDNCTFADGRLFVSNFTGEITEVGAGGATTTVLPGGLNWPLDLTVDATGTLYVADGTYFYAVRDGGRLETQGMLFSPGYPGFIRGVTAVGPGEFVVATSGGQVSRYLPAQATMEVLADGFDQLYGVVAGPAGVAVTEFGTGRVLGLRDGAVQVLAGGLAGPVGIVSDIGAGDGSYLVAESGAGRVVRIGGSGVSPVAEGFVRPQGILLDGRTLYVVDAGTRRVLAVNLESGVRQEIAGGLPIGPPPGVTPKPLRGMPPFSGPQGPFAGIARGHDGTLFVSADGDGSVLALHPVGP; encoded by the coding sequence ATGACTGATGTCGTGGCACTCCCCCGCGAGGTGGCCGGCGCCGCCTCGATCGCGCCCGGCTGGCGGTTGGACCGGGTCACCGAACCGAGCCGGCTGTTCGGCGCCAACGGCCTGCGCACCGGCCCGGACGGCCGGGTCTACGTCGCGCAGGTGACCGGCAGCCAGATCAGCGCCCTGGACGTGGCCAGCGGTGAACTGGCCGTCGTCAGCGCCCGCGGCGGGGACGTGGTGGCACCCGACGATGTGGCGTTCGACGCCGACGGCACGCTGTACGCCACCGAGGTGATGGACGCCCGGGTCAGCGCGCTGGACGCCTCCGGCCGCAGCCGGGTGCTGCGCGACGACCTGCCGTGCGCCAACGGCATCACCGTGTATCAGGATCGACTGTTCGTCGGCGAATGCCGCGACGGCGGGCGGTTGATGGAACTGGACCGGGCCACCGGCGCGCAGCGCATCCTGGCCGAGAACCTGCCGTCGCCCAACGCGATGGAGGTCGGTCCGGACGGCTTGCTGTACTTCCCGGTGATGACCGCCAACGAGATCTGGCGGATCGACCCGCTGGCCGCCGACGCCACCCCGCAGCGGGTCGCCGGCGATCTGGGCGTGCCGGACTCGGTGAAGTTCGGCGCCGACGGTTTCATCGTCTCCACCCAGGCCGCCAGCGGCCAGGTGCTGCGCATCGACCCGCGCAGCGGCGCCGCGACCGTGCTCGCACAGCTGACACCCGGCCTGGACAACTGCACCTTCGCCGACGGCCGGTTATTCGTCTCCAACTTCACCGGGGAGATCACCGAGGTCGGGGCCGGCGGTGCCACCACGACGGTGCTGCCCGGCGGGCTGAACTGGCCGCTGGATCTGACCGTGGACGCCACCGGCACCCTCTACGTCGCCGACGGCACCTACTTCTACGCGGTGCGCGACGGCGGTCGGCTGGAGACGCAGGGCATGCTGTTCAGCCCCGGCTATCCGGGTTTCATCCGGGGCGTGACCGCGGTGGGTCCGGGCGAGTTCGTCGTCGCCACCTCCGGCGGTCAGGTCAGCCGCTACCTGCCGGCACAGGCCACGATGGAGGTGCTCGCCGACGGTTTCGACCAGCTCTACGGGGTGGTCGCGGGGCCCGCCGGGGTGGCGGTCACCGAATTCGGCACCGGGCGGGTGCTGGGCCTGCGCGACGGCGCGGTGCAGGTGCTGGCCGGCGGCCTGGCCGGTCCGGTGGGGATCGTCTCGGACATCGGGGCCGGCGACGGTTCCTATCTGGTGGCCGAATCCGGGGCCGGCCGGGTGGTGCGGATCGGCGGATCGGGCGTATCGCCGGTGGCGGAGGGATTCGTTCGGCCGCAAGGCATTCTGCTGGACGGCCGGACCCTCTACGTCGTGGATGCCGGCACCCGGCGGGTGCTGGCCGTGAACCTGGAATCCGGTGTGCGGCAGGAGATCGCCGGCGGGCTACCGATCGGGCCGCCGCCGGGGGTAACCCCCAAACCCCTGCGCGGGATGCCGCCGTTCTCCGGACCGCAGGGCCCGTTCGCCGGGATCGCCCGCGGCCACGACGGCACCCTGTTCGTCTCGGCCGACGGCGACGGCAGCGTGTTGGCCCTGCACCCGGTCGGACCGTGA
- a CDS encoding AMP-binding protein, with amino-acid sequence MNTLADALARAVARDPERVLVVDGDIRLTCRELSDRAAALAQAMLTRMRPGSVVSFMLPNWHEAAVVYLAATRAGMVVNPILPSLRDAELTFILADSASRMLFVPGEFRGHDYAGMLTRVCAGLADPPEVVVVRGPGTAHTDYRALLDAESPAAASPTLDPDAVRLLLYTSGTTGHPKGVLHSHRSIDALIGQLGQHWLIEPGDRFLVPSPIAHIGGSIYAFEAPLLLGTTAVLMDTWKADAAVALMRAEHCTHLAGATPFLAQLLAAARTAGTDLPDLKVFICGGASVPASLIREAADYFRSAVVTRVYGSSEVPVTTVGCLDPQDLAHAAETDGRAGIAEIKLVPHSGAPPGEGEIFVRGPQMLLGYLRAEDARDCFDADGYFATGDLGRWVDDDYLLVTGRVKDVIIRNGENISAREVEDILITHPQIAEVAVVGIPDARTGERACAVIVPAGDAAPGVDDLRALLSSHGVARFKAPEQVLIWATLPKNDAGKVVKQRIRAELSRAKVGE; translated from the coding sequence GTGAACACCCTGGCCGATGCCCTGGCCCGCGCCGTCGCCCGCGACCCCGAGCGGGTGCTTGTGGTCGACGGCGATATCCGGCTGACCTGCCGGGAGCTGTCCGACCGCGCGGCAGCACTGGCGCAGGCGATGCTGACCCGGATGCGGCCGGGCAGTGTGGTGTCGTTCATGCTGCCGAACTGGCATGAGGCCGCGGTGGTATATCTGGCCGCGACGCGGGCCGGGATGGTGGTCAACCCGATCCTGCCGTCGCTGCGCGACGCGGAGCTGACGTTCATCCTCGCCGACTCGGCCAGCCGAATGCTGTTCGTACCGGGCGAGTTCCGCGGCCACGACTATGCCGGAATGCTGACCCGGGTGTGTGCGGGTCTGGCCGATCCGCCCGAGGTCGTGGTGGTGCGTGGGCCCGGGACCGCACACACCGACTACCGCGCCCTGCTGGACGCCGAGTCGCCCGCCGCGGCGTCGCCGACGCTGGACCCCGACGCAGTCCGGCTGCTGCTGTACACCTCCGGCACCACCGGCCATCCCAAAGGTGTTCTGCACAGCCATCGTTCGATCGACGCGCTGATCGGCCAACTCGGGCAGCACTGGCTGATCGAACCGGGTGACCGGTTTCTGGTGCCCTCCCCCATCGCCCATATCGGCGGCTCGATCTACGCATTCGAGGCGCCGCTGTTGCTGGGCACCACCGCGGTGCTGATGGACACCTGGAAGGCCGATGCCGCGGTGGCGCTGATGCGCGCCGAACACTGCACACATCTGGCGGGGGCGACCCCGTTCCTGGCCCAGTTGCTGGCCGCCGCCCGCACGGCCGGCACCGACCTGCCGGACCTGAAAGTCTTCATCTGCGGCGGGGCATCCGTGCCGGCGTCGTTGATCCGCGAGGCCGCCGACTATTTCCGGTCCGCCGTCGTCACCCGGGTGTACGGGTCCAGCGAGGTGCCGGTCACCACGGTCGGCTGCCTGGACCCACAGGATCTTGCGCACGCCGCGGAGACCGACGGCCGGGCCGGGATCGCCGAGATCAAGCTGGTGCCCCACTCCGGTGCCCCGCCGGGCGAGGGCGAGATCTTCGTCCGCGGCCCGCAGATGCTGCTGGGGTACCTGCGCGCCGAGGACGCGCGCGACTGCTTCGACGCCGACGGCTACTTCGCCACCGGAGATCTGGGACGGTGGGTCGACGACGACTATCTGCTGGTCACCGGTCGGGTCAAGGACGTAATCATCCGCAACGGGGAGAACATCTCCGCCCGTGAGGTCGAGGACATCTTGATCACGCACCCGCAGATCGCCGAGGTCGCGGTGGTCGGGATCCCCGATGCGCGTACCGGGGAGCGGGCCTGCGCGGTGATCGTGCCGGCCGGCGACGCCGCCCCCGGCGTGGACGACCTGCGCGCCCTGTTGAGCTCGCACGGGGTGGCACGGTTCAAAGCCCCCGAGCAGGTGCTGATCTGGGCGACGCTGCCCAAGAACGACGCCGGCAAGGTGGTCAAACAGCGGATCCGGGCGGAGCTGTCCCGGGCGAAGGTAGGTGAGTAG
- a CDS encoding acyl-CoA dehydrogenase family protein, translating into MNLELGDEAQEYGREAVRAFEGAGGDELVLRADADPAGREDLIGPLLRELGAFELAPRTDADELEAAAALCRAAGYWALPYPVAECLSTPADLDVDGLIVVADHAPAGPVAGLSKRWATVTVSGTRSTVLGLSEPRPALVAGLELAELDRDGAGDIALALTLPSWTLLGMLDRAMDLTIAHVRLREQFGQALSTFQGVQFQLTDAEVERAGLDMLATYTLWSIATGRPEAADDALALRMAALEAAEVVFRICHQLHGAVGFCDETALSWLSRYSQPLRRLPYGLSATRDLLARRVGHTGLTGLYA; encoded by the coding sequence ATGAACCTCGAACTCGGCGATGAAGCGCAGGAATACGGACGCGAAGCGGTGCGGGCGTTCGAAGGTGCCGGCGGTGACGAACTGGTGCTGCGCGCCGACGCCGACCCGGCCGGACGCGAAGACCTGATCGGCCCGCTGCTGCGTGAACTGGGAGCCTTCGAGCTCGCCCCCCGCACCGACGCCGACGAACTCGAGGCCGCCGCCGCGCTGTGCCGCGCCGCCGGCTACTGGGCGCTGCCGTACCCGGTCGCCGAATGCCTTTCCACGCCGGCGGATCTGGACGTCGACGGATTGATCGTGGTCGCCGACCACGCGCCGGCGGGTCCGGTGGCGGGGCTGTCCAAGCGCTGGGCGACCGTCACCGTGTCCGGCACGCGCAGCACGGTGCTCGGACTCTCGGAGCCCCGGCCCGCCCTGGTGGCCGGCCTGGAGCTGGCCGAACTCGACCGCGACGGTGCCGGTGACATCGCGCTGGCACTGACCCTGCCGAGCTGGACACTGCTCGGAATGCTGGACCGGGCCATGGATCTCACCATCGCCCATGTGCGGCTGCGCGAACAGTTCGGTCAGGCGCTCTCGACGTTCCAGGGCGTGCAGTTCCAGCTCACCGACGCCGAGGTGGAACGCGCCGGGCTGGACATGCTGGCCACCTACACGCTGTGGAGCATCGCGACCGGGCGCCCCGAAGCCGCCGACGACGCGCTGGCACTGCGGATGGCGGCGCTGGAAGCCGCCGAGGTGGTGTTCCGGATCTGCCACCAACTGCACGGTGCCGTCGGATTCTGCGACGAGACCGCACTGTCCTGGCTGTCGCGCTACAGCCAGCCGCTGCGCCGCCTGCCGTACGGCTTGTCGGCCACCCGCGACCTGCTGGCCCGCCGCGTCGGGCACACCGGACTGACGGGACTGTACGCATGA
- a CDS encoding SDR family NAD(P)-dependent oxidoreductase, producing the protein MQVAIVTGASSGIGFGCATKLAEAGMAVVATGRDEDRLAGLVSALVDSGTDPDRIATVAVDLTDTAAPQRIVDAALSRWGRVDFLVNNAGIGSPKPLHETDDESLDYFLNVMLRAPFRLARDVLPHMAPGSAIINITSTFAVVGGLRGGAYSAAKGGLTALTTHIACQYGAQGIRCNAVAPGVTVTPMVEQRLTDSRFRKINTEMTPYPRLGRVDDIAGTVAFLCSEAGSFINGQTIVVDGGWSSTKYLSEFALESDWVQP; encoded by the coding sequence ATGCAGGTGGCGATCGTGACCGGTGCCAGTAGCGGGATCGGATTCGGTTGTGCGACAAAGCTGGCCGAGGCGGGGATGGCGGTCGTGGCCACCGGACGCGACGAGGATCGGCTGGCCGGGTTGGTGTCTGCACTGGTCGATTCCGGGACCGACCCGGACCGGATCGCGACCGTGGCCGTCGACCTGACCGACACGGCTGCTCCGCAACGCATCGTCGACGCCGCGCTGTCGCGCTGGGGCCGGGTGGATTTCCTGGTCAACAACGCCGGTATCGGTAGCCCCAAGCCGCTGCACGAGACCGACGACGAGAGCCTCGATTATTTCCTGAACGTGATGCTGCGGGCGCCGTTCCGGTTGGCACGCGATGTGCTGCCGCACATGGCACCGGGTTCGGCGATCATCAACATCACCTCCACGTTCGCGGTGGTGGGTGGGCTGCGCGGCGGCGCGTACTCGGCGGCCAAGGGCGGGCTGACCGCGCTGACCACGCACATCGCCTGCCAGTACGGCGCCCAGGGCATCCGCTGCAATGCGGTGGCGCCCGGGGTGACGGTGACCCCGATGGTCGAACAACGCTTGACCGACAGTCGATTCCGCAAGATCAACACCGAGATGACGCCCTATCCCCGGCTGGGCCGGGTGGACGACATCGCCGGCACGGTGGCGTTCCTGTGCTCGGAGGCGGGCTCGTTCATCAACGGCCAGACGATCGTCGTCGACGGCGGTTGGAGTTCGACGAAGTACCTTTCGGAGTTCGCACTGGAATCGGACTGGGTGCAGCCGTGA